A genomic region of Alistipes megaguti contains the following coding sequences:
- the rplU gene encoding 50S ribosomal protein L21, giving the protein MYVIVEIAGQQFKAEKGRKLYVHRLQGEENSSVSFDKVLLTDNDGQVKVGAPVVEGAAVKCKILKHLKDDKVLVFKKKRRTGYQKCNGHRQFLTQILVEEIVA; this is encoded by the coding sequence ATGTACGTAATCGTAGAGATCGCAGGTCAGCAATTCAAAGCTGAAAAAGGTCGGAAACTTTATGTTCACCGTCTCCAGGGCGAAGAGAATTCGTCCGTAAGTTTCGACAAAGTCCTGCTCACAGACAATGACGGTCAGGTCAAAGTCGGCGCACCTGTAGTTGAAGGCGCCGCAGTAAAGTGCAAGATCCTCAAGCATCTGAAGGATGACAAGGTTCTGGTCTTCAAAAAGAAACGTCGCACCGGATACCAGAAGTGCAACGGACACCGCCAGTTCCTCACCCAGATCCTCGTGGAAGAAATCGTTGCATAA